One window from the genome of Dyella sp. A6 encodes:
- a CDS encoding flagellin, giving the protein MSLVINTNISSLVAQNNLNGSQSALAKATERLSSGLKINSAADNAAGFAIATNFQTQIGGLAQASNNASDAINLAQTAGSALNQVTSNLQAIRDLAVQAANGTYSASNRQQINTEVQQRLQEITRIANQTSFNGTNVLNGSAGTLSFQIGANVGQAIDVNLSQGVQSSQIGQIAQTSSGNISSAFGYTITGSNLSIAGTSVTGTFSSVSGLANAINTQLGTGSSVTASVNANGELTLTNAGTGSVTVSGSSATTLGLSTGSNVLTSGASETSTNAASETSSLTLTGTALTVNGTAITGTFSSVQSLVDTINANGLNVSASVNGAQNGFNLFSNSTMEVGAVSGGVLSGSSLTTGAIAVTGSLQNGNVLTVDSANALVAGVDAALNSVSNLASDLGAVQNRFQSTIATLSAQSTNLQSSQSSIQDANFAQETANLSKSQVLEQAGISVLAQANAQPQQVLKLLG; this is encoded by the coding sequence ATGTCACTGGTCATCAACACCAACATCTCGTCCCTGGTGGCGCAGAACAACCTGAACGGCTCGCAGAGCGCCCTGGCCAAGGCCACCGAGCGCCTGTCCTCGGGCCTGAAGATCAACAGCGCGGCCGACAACGCCGCGGGCTTCGCCATTGCCACCAACTTCCAGACCCAGATCGGTGGCCTGGCGCAGGCGAGCAACAACGCCAGCGACGCCATCAATCTGGCGCAGACGGCCGGCTCCGCCCTGAACCAGGTGACCTCCAACCTACAGGCGATCCGCGACCTGGCCGTGCAGGCCGCCAACGGCACCTACAGCGCGTCCAACCGCCAGCAGATCAATACCGAAGTGCAGCAGCGCCTGCAGGAAATCACCCGCATCGCCAACCAGACCAGCTTCAACGGCACCAACGTGCTGAATGGCAGCGCCGGTACGCTGTCGTTCCAGATCGGCGCCAACGTGGGCCAGGCGATCGACGTGAACCTGAGCCAGGGCGTGCAGTCCTCGCAGATCGGCCAGATCGCGCAGACCTCCAGCGGCAACATCAGCAGCGCGTTCGGTTACACCATCACCGGCAGCAACCTGAGCATCGCCGGTACCTCGGTCACCGGTACCTTCTCTTCGGTCAGCGGTCTGGCCAATGCGATCAACACCCAGCTCGGCACCGGCTCCAGCGTGACCGCCTCGGTCAACGCCAACGGCGAGCTGACCCTGACCAACGCCGGTACCGGTTCGGTCACCGTCAGCGGTTCCTCGGCTACCACGCTGGGCCTGTCCACCGGTAGCAACGTGCTGACCTCGGGCGCCTCGGAAACCTCGACCAATGCGGCCTCCGAGACCTCCAGCCTCACCCTGACCGGCACCGCGCTGACGGTCAACGGCACGGCAATCACCGGTACCTTCTCCAGCGTGCAGTCGCTGGTCGATACCATCAATGCCAACGGCCTGAACGTCAGCGCCTCGGTCAATGGTGCGCAGAACGGTTTCAACCTGTTCTCCAATTCCACCATGGAAGTGGGCGCGGTTTCCGGTGGCGTGCTGAGCGGCAGCAGCCTGACCACGGGAGCGATCGCGGTCACCGGTTCGCTGCAGAACGGCAATGTGCTGACGGTGGATTCCGCCAACGCACTGGTCGCCGGCGTCGATGCCGCGCTGAACTCGGTCAGCAACCTGGCCAGTGACCTGGGTGCGGTGCAGAACCGCTTCCAGTCGACCATCGCCACGCTGAGCGCGCAGTCGACCAACCTGCAGTCGTCGCAGAGCTCGATCCAGGACGCCAACTTCGCCCAGGAGACAGCCAACCTCAGCAAGTCGCAGGTGCTGGAACAGGCGGGTATCTCGGTGCTGGCCCAGGCCAACGCGCAGCCGCAGCAGGTGCTGAAGCTGCTGGGCTAA
- a CDS encoding glycosyltransferase — protein sequence MQNDESPVAQNHAEFREHLDRLAMAVEQADWRLAIERAQETATWAWLHSCGVFVSPELEALLRRIGQALGDAQPTPPATSLAGTRRVLTVLSNATEIGGHTRLATRWIDADRKSRHTIVLTRQDGSPIPPRIAQLIEDGLIELVQLDAKSLIERTLQLRNILAAADHVVLHIHPNDILPNLALAGMSQPPHVLLEDHAGHVFWLGATISNLVVSLAESTARISVARRGIAPNQLSWAPIPIDADRLTPAAASSEIRARFGIPQNAVLLLSSGSDYKFDPIDGVSLARLIAPVLHERQDVHLLLVGPAQDEQMDTWSELPLERVHCAGYLTEAELVSCYHACDVYLDASPFPSNTALLEAAAIGRPVIKYAPESWRQCGFSQDLDAIPPPSYLWSDPDAYRQALLELVDQPAHRAQRGAFARDAVTRCHGQANFSIEIEHAYARAARLPLIEPDPERSAHRIELLDQLLAQLAGNLDQRQRQKTLIALRPMSEDEIYREWLDWRRLSPAQVALSDSLCAGCRVDVAIIDHGDAAALERTRDSLAAQSRAAGDIVILPAADDWNAQLNAFAADSPAQVLLTLHAGDTLGVDAIRLLSAHFAARPDMACCYVDEDSLVDGEAAKPIFKPDLNLDLLRSYPYTGRLLAVRLDVLRDLGGLSTTWRELGHYDLLLRIIERHGRQSVGHLPEVLYRPQPAYAAWLSSPEVTAHTAAVVSAHLDRLGVAHEMQPGALPGINRVRYLHPRQPLVSIIVPTRDQLPMLNGLLDSLLAKTAYPNYELLIVDNDSQEPAACAYLDGIERLQSAQLRVLRYPHPFNYSAINNFAATQARGEYLVLLNNDTAVLQEDWIEALLHHAQRPEVGIVGAKLHYPDGNIQHGGVVLGLRGPADHPFIGQPADANGYMHRLQVDQNYTAVTAACLMIRKSVYEQVGGLDETQFKVSYNDVDLCLKVHSAGYLNVWTPYARLMHEGSVSQRKVDVTAAQTKRERFLKEQETMYGKWLPLLARDPAYSPNLSLNGNGFDLDKRRMPAWQPFARPLLPRLFCVPADHHGCGHYRIMQPFLALQRERQAEGAIAEIHLQHIDMERYAPDSIVLQRQLTANQLEVLRRYREFSRAFKVYELDDYLPNVPLKSIAHGTLPKDILKALRKAVALTDRFVVSTAPLAEQFAGFHEDIRVVRNRLPTDWWDNLESTRRTGRKPRVGWGGGSSHRGDLELIADVVRDLADEVEWVFFGMCPDKLKPYVHEFHSGVPIADYPAKLASLNLDLALAPLEDNLFNACKSNLRLLEYGACGFPVIASDIECYRDNLPATLVKNRYRDWITAIREHLSDLDATARAGDRLRDEVQRDWMLRGEHLEAFRQAWLPD from the coding sequence ATGCAGAACGACGAATCTCCTGTTGCGCAGAACCATGCCGAATTCCGCGAGCATCTCGACCGGCTGGCCATGGCTGTCGAACAGGCCGACTGGCGGCTCGCGATCGAGCGGGCGCAGGAAACTGCCACCTGGGCTTGGCTGCACAGTTGCGGCGTATTCGTATCGCCAGAGCTGGAGGCGCTGTTGCGACGCATTGGCCAGGCCCTGGGCGATGCCCAGCCCACGCCACCGGCAACGTCTTTAGCCGGCACCCGCCGCGTGCTGACCGTGCTCAGCAACGCCACCGAGATCGGCGGTCACACCCGGCTGGCGACGCGCTGGATCGACGCGGACAGGAAATCGCGCCATACCATCGTGCTGACCCGCCAGGACGGTTCACCGATACCGCCACGGATTGCGCAACTGATCGAAGATGGCCTGATCGAACTGGTCCAGCTCGATGCGAAATCGTTGATCGAACGCACGCTGCAACTACGCAACATCCTGGCTGCGGCCGATCACGTCGTACTGCACATCCACCCCAACGACATCCTGCCGAACCTTGCGCTGGCCGGCATGAGCCAGCCGCCGCATGTGCTGTTGGAGGATCACGCGGGCCATGTATTCTGGTTGGGCGCGACCATCTCCAACCTGGTGGTCTCGCTGGCCGAATCCACCGCACGGATCAGCGTTGCACGACGCGGCATCGCACCGAACCAGTTGAGCTGGGCACCGATTCCGATCGATGCCGACCGGCTGACCCCGGCGGCAGCCAGCAGCGAGATCCGCGCCCGTTTCGGCATTCCGCAAAACGCGGTGTTGCTGCTCTCGTCCGGCAGCGACTACAAGTTTGATCCCATCGACGGTGTCTCGCTGGCCAGGCTGATCGCCCCGGTGCTGCACGAGCGTCAGGACGTGCACCTGTTGCTGGTCGGCCCGGCGCAGGACGAGCAGATGGATACCTGGTCCGAACTGCCACTGGAGCGCGTACATTGCGCGGGCTACCTCACCGAGGCAGAGCTGGTTTCGTGTTATCACGCCTGCGACGTCTATCTGGACGCCTCGCCATTTCCCTCCAACACGGCGTTGCTGGAAGCCGCCGCGATCGGGCGCCCGGTGATCAAGTACGCACCCGAGAGCTGGCGGCAATGCGGCTTCAGCCAGGATCTGGATGCGATCCCGCCCCCCAGCTACCTGTGGTCCGATCCGGATGCCTACCGGCAGGCCCTGCTCGAACTGGTCGATCAGCCTGCTCACCGTGCGCAACGCGGAGCGTTCGCGCGCGATGCGGTCACGCGTTGCCACGGCCAGGCGAATTTCAGCATCGAGATCGAGCACGCCTATGCACGAGCCGCACGGCTGCCATTGATCGAGCCTGACCCAGAGCGCAGCGCACACCGCATCGAACTTCTGGACCAACTGCTGGCACAACTCGCCGGCAACCTCGATCAGCGCCAGCGGCAGAAGACCCTGATTGCGCTGCGGCCGATGAGCGAAGATGAAATCTATCGCGAATGGCTGGACTGGCGACGCCTCAGTCCGGCACAGGTAGCCCTGAGCGATTCGCTGTGCGCAGGATGCCGCGTGGATGTGGCCATAATCGACCACGGCGATGCCGCTGCGCTTGAGCGCACGCGCGACAGCCTGGCCGCGCAGTCGCGCGCGGCCGGCGACATCGTGATCCTGCCTGCAGCCGATGACTGGAACGCACAGCTCAACGCATTCGCCGCGGACAGCCCGGCCCAGGTGCTGCTGACCCTGCACGCTGGCGATACGCTGGGCGTCGATGCCATCCGGCTGCTGTCGGCACACTTTGCCGCCCGCCCGGACATGGCCTGCTGCTACGTCGACGAGGACAGCCTGGTCGACGGCGAGGCGGCCAAGCCAATTTTCAAGCCGGACCTGAACCTCGACCTGTTGCGCAGTTACCCCTACACCGGTCGACTGCTCGCGGTGCGGCTGGATGTACTGCGCGATCTGGGCGGTCTCAGCACGACATGGCGCGAACTGGGTCATTACGACCTGCTGTTGCGCATCATCGAGCGGCATGGCCGGCAGAGCGTCGGTCACCTGCCCGAAGTGCTGTACCGCCCGCAGCCCGCCTATGCGGCCTGGCTGTCATCGCCCGAGGTCACCGCGCACACGGCAGCCGTGGTCTCCGCCCATCTCGACCGGCTGGGCGTCGCGCATGAGATGCAGCCCGGTGCGCTGCCTGGCATCAACCGGGTGCGTTACCTGCATCCGCGACAGCCGCTGGTCTCGATCATCGTGCCCACCCGCGATCAGCTGCCGATGCTCAACGGTCTGCTCGACAGCCTGCTGGCCAAGACGGCTTACCCGAACTACGAGCTGCTGATCGTCGACAACGATAGCCAGGAACCCGCCGCCTGCGCCTATCTGGATGGCATCGAGCGGCTGCAGAGCGCGCAGCTGCGCGTATTGCGCTACCCGCACCCGTTCAATTACTCGGCGATCAACAATTTTGCCGCCACGCAGGCACGCGGCGAGTACCTGGTGCTGCTGAACAACGACACCGCGGTGCTGCAAGAAGACTGGATCGAGGCCTTGCTGCATCACGCCCAACGGCCGGAAGTCGGGATCGTTGGCGCCAAGCTGCACTACCCGGACGGCAACATCCAGCATGGCGGTGTGGTGCTTGGACTGCGCGGCCCGGCCGACCACCCCTTCATCGGCCAGCCGGCAGACGCCAACGGCTACATGCACCGGCTGCAGGTGGACCAAAACTACACTGCAGTCACCGCTGCCTGTCTGATGATCCGCAAGTCGGTGTACGAACAGGTCGGCGGCCTCGACGAGACGCAGTTCAAGGTCTCCTACAACGACGTCGACCTGTGTCTGAAGGTACACAGTGCCGGCTACCTCAACGTGTGGACGCCGTATGCACGCCTGATGCACGAAGGCAGCGTCAGCCAGCGCAAGGTCGATGTCACTGCCGCCCAGACCAAGCGCGAGCGCTTTCTGAAGGAACAGGAGACCATGTACGGCAAATGGTTGCCGCTGCTGGCGCGCGACCCGGCCTACAGCCCCAACCTCAGTCTCAACGGCAACGGCTTCGACCTGGACAAGCGGCGCATGCCGGCCTGGCAGCCGTTCGCCAGGCCATTGCTGCCGCGCCTGTTCTGCGTGCCTGCCGATCACCATGGCTGCGGTCACTACCGCATCATGCAGCCGTTCCTGGCACTGCAGCGCGAGCGCCAGGCCGAAGGAGCGATCGCCGAGATCCACCTACAGCACATCGACATGGAGCGCTATGCACCGGACTCGATCGTGCTGCAGCGTCAGCTCACCGCGAACCAGCTGGAGGTACTGCGCCGGTATCGCGAGTTCAGCCGTGCCTTCAAGGTGTACGAACTGGACGATTACCTGCCCAACGTCCCACTGAAGAGCATCGCCCACGGCACCCTTCCCAAGGACATCCTGAAAGCGCTGCGCAAGGCCGTGGCGCTGACTGATCGCTTCGTGGTGTCGACCGCGCCGCTGGCCGAACAGTTCGCCGGTTTCCACGAAGACATCCGGGTAGTGCGCAATCGGCTGCCGACAGACTGGTGGGACAACCTGGAGAGTACCCGCCGTACCGGCCGCAAGCCCCGCGTGGGCTGGGGTGGCGGCTCCAGTCATCGCGGCGACCTTGAGTTGATCGCCGATGTGGTGCGCGATCTGGCCGACGAGGTCGAATGGGTGTTCTTCGGCATGTGCCCCGACAAGCTCAAACCCTATGTGCACGAGTTCCACAGCGGCGTGCCGATCGCCGACTATCCGGCCAAGCTGGCTTCGCTGAACCTGGACCTCGCCCTGGCCCCGCTGGAGGACAACCTGTTCAACGCCTGCAAGAGCAATCTGCGGTTGCTCGAATACGGCGCCTGCGGCTTCCCGGTGATCGCCAGCGACATCGAGTGCTATCGCGACAACCTGCCCGCCACCCTGGTCAAGAACCGCTACCGCGACTGGATCACCGCGATCCGCGAGCACCTGTCCGATCTCGACGCCACCGCACGGGCAGGCGACCGGCTGCGCGACGAGGTACAGCGCGACTGGATGCTGCGCGGCGAACATCTCGAGGCGTTCCGCCAGGCCTGGCTGCCGGACTGA
- a CDS encoding PilZ domain-containing protein: MSDEAWQAFSERVAYVDHLPLALLPRDAGLESAAHVEERNLHVLNTLAALEERRNEPADDSNAVMQELQRLDNKLNVLVDIVGRLLSPDADLPPRQALRLNAIGAEIPASLRPDEAGAYFLKIHFDVCRALPLMLPVRFDPIQPSGHGFVTLDVSGQAVQEGLERLVFRQHRRKVAEARHAGI, from the coding sequence ATGAGCGACGAGGCATGGCAGGCGTTTTCAGAACGGGTGGCCTATGTCGACCATCTGCCGCTGGCACTGTTGCCACGGGACGCGGGCTTGGAAAGCGCCGCCCACGTCGAGGAACGCAACCTGCACGTACTCAACACCCTGGCTGCGCTGGAGGAGCGGCGCAACGAACCTGCCGACGACAGCAATGCGGTGATGCAGGAGCTGCAACGCCTGGACAACAAGCTGAATGTGCTGGTGGACATCGTCGGTCGCCTGCTTTCGCCCGACGCGGACCTGCCGCCACGCCAGGCGTTGCGTCTCAACGCGATCGGCGCCGAGATTCCGGCGTCGCTGCGCCCCGATGAGGCCGGCGCGTATTTCCTGAAGATCCATTTCGACGTCTGTCGCGCCCTGCCGCTGATGTTGCCCGTGCGCTTCGACCCGATTCAGCCGTCCGGACATGGATTTGTGACGCTGGACGTCAGTGGTCAGGCTGTCCAGGAAGGTCTGGAGAGGCTCGTTTTCCGTCAACACCGACGTAAAGTGGCAGAAGCCCGTCACGCAGGCATCTGA
- a CDS encoding sigma-54-dependent Fis family transcriptional regulator: MQTFDIPVIESDALRADAVLSALHFLGYHPQLHDDCRSFPTTSTEWRAMYVGHVGDVSEFHRQFAQFGGQKRPLPILLAADSPLASKLPELGSSRDMRVELIEFPLNYERVAQAMARLAALPVAGNPNAQRFVGRSMPMSGVYSLIRQVAPFDSSVLVLGESGTGKEMVARTIHECSSRRDKPFVAINCGAIPAELLESELFGHEKGAFTGAISARKGRFEMAEGGTLFLDEIGDMSLPMQVKLLRVLQERAFERVGSNRTQHCNVRIIAATHRNLEQAIENGHFREDLFYRLSVFPLEMPALRDHLEDMPELVDEFNQRMRRRGLGGVRFSAGAMQSLRQHTWPGNVRELSNLVERMAILFPNKEVRAIDLPEKYRGEIAASDVQGAALLALMDEREPVALCEAPAGVDAATLLPEGGLDLKDHLAGIEVGLIRQALDTTGGVVAHAAKLLRMQRTTLVEKLRKYGLQSGLSAT, translated from the coding sequence ATGCAAACTTTCGACATCCCCGTCATCGAGTCGGACGCCCTGCGCGCCGACGCTGTTCTTTCGGCGCTTCATTTCCTTGGTTACCACCCGCAACTGCACGACGACTGCCGCTCGTTTCCCACGACGTCGACGGAATGGCGTGCCATGTACGTCGGCCACGTCGGTGACGTGTCGGAATTCCATCGCCAGTTCGCGCAGTTCGGCGGGCAGAAGCGTCCGCTGCCGATTCTGCTGGCTGCCGATTCGCCGCTGGCGAGCAAGCTGCCCGAGCTGGGTTCCAGCCGCGACATGCGCGTGGAGCTGATCGAGTTTCCCTTGAACTACGAGCGCGTGGCGCAGGCGATGGCGCGGCTGGCCGCGTTGCCGGTCGCCGGCAATCCGAATGCGCAGCGTTTCGTCGGCCGCTCGATGCCGATGAGCGGTGTCTACAGCCTGATCCGCCAGGTCGCGCCGTTCGATTCCAGCGTGCTGGTGCTGGGCGAGTCCGGTACCGGCAAGGAAATGGTGGCGCGCACCATCCACGAGTGCTCGTCGCGTCGCGACAAGCCGTTCGTGGCGATCAACTGCGGCGCGATTCCCGCCGAGCTGCTGGAAAGCGAACTGTTCGGCCACGAGAAGGGCGCGTTCACCGGTGCCATCAGCGCACGCAAGGGACGCTTCGAAATGGCCGAGGGCGGCACGCTGTTCCTCGACGAAATCGGCGACATGAGCCTGCCGATGCAGGTGAAGCTGCTGCGCGTGCTGCAGGAACGTGCGTTCGAGCGCGTCGGCAGCAACCGCACGCAGCACTGCAACGTGCGCATCATCGCGGCCACCCATCGCAACCTCGAGCAGGCGATCGAGAACGGCCACTTCCGCGAGGATCTGTTCTATCGCCTGAGCGTGTTTCCGCTGGAAATGCCGGCGCTGCGCGATCACCTGGAAGACATGCCGGAACTGGTCGACGAGTTCAACCAGCGCATGCGTCGTCGTGGGCTTGGCGGTGTGCGCTTCAGTGCCGGTGCAATGCAGTCGCTGCGCCAGCACACGTGGCCGGGCAATGTGCGCGAGCTGTCGAACCTGGTGGAACGGATGGCCATCCTGTTTCCGAACAAGGAGGTCCGTGCGATCGACCTGCCGGAAAAGTACCGTGGCGAGATCGCTGCCAGCGACGTGCAGGGTGCTGCGTTGCTGGCGCTGATGGACGAACGCGAGCCGGTTGCCCTGTGCGAGGCACCTGCGGGCGTCGATGCGGCCACGCTGCTGCCCGAGGGCGGTCTCGATCTGAAGGATCACCTAGCCGGCATCGAAGTGGGTCTGATCCGTCAAGCACTCGACACCACCGGTGGAGTGGTGGCGCATGCGGCCAAGTTGTTGCGCATGCAGCGCACGACGCTGGTCGAGAAGCTGCGCAAATACGGGCTGCAGAGCGGTCTTTCCGCGACCTGA
- the fliE gene encoding flagellar hook-basal body complex protein FliE encodes MSQIDVNSLLSQMRQMSTQASASTSESAFRSIGASQGTSLAGSSFGDLLKQSIADVAQNQTQAGTLAANFERGAPGADLASTMVSIQKAQLSLSAMNQVRNKLVEAYKDVMGMSI; translated from the coding sequence ATGAGCCAGATTGACGTCAACAGTTTGCTGTCGCAGATGCGCCAGATGTCCACGCAGGCCTCGGCTTCGACTTCGGAGTCCGCCTTCAGAAGCATCGGCGCATCGCAGGGCACCAGCCTGGCTGGCAGCAGCTTCGGTGACCTGCTCAAGCAGTCCATCGCCGACGTGGCGCAGAACCAGACGCAGGCGGGAACGCTTGCGGCCAACTTCGAGCGCGGCGCCCCGGGCGCCGATCTGGCCAGCACCATGGTGTCGATCCAGAAGGCGCAGCTGTCGCTCAGTGCGATGAACCAGGTGCGCAACAAGCTCGTGGAGGCCTACAAGGACGTCATGGGCATGTCGATCTGA
- the fliS gene encoding flagellar export chaperone FliS has product MNQAYARQAAAMYQQYSARAGVEDADAHQLVSMLLDGAIDRMAQACGHIRHGDVAGKGNSISRTVAIIGQLRMSLDHEAGGALADRLEALYEYVTRRLIHAQLHDDVAALEECIRLLSPVREGWKGIRGEYLAGRAVGS; this is encoded by the coding sequence ATGAACCAGGCATACGCTCGCCAGGCTGCGGCCATGTATCAGCAGTACAGCGCCCGTGCCGGCGTGGAGGACGCCGACGCCCACCAGCTCGTTTCCATGTTGCTGGATGGCGCGATCGACCGCATGGCCCAGGCCTGCGGTCATATCCGGCATGGCGATGTGGCCGGCAAGGGCAACAGCATTTCGCGCACCGTCGCCATCATCGGCCAGCTGCGCATGTCGCTGGATCACGAGGCGGGTGGCGCGCTGGCCGACCGGCTCGAGGCGCTCTATGAATATGTGACGCGGCGGCTCATCCACGCCCAGCTGCACGACGATGTGGCGGCGCTGGAAGAATGCATCCGCCTGCTGTCGCCGGTGCGCGAAGGCTGGAAGGGCATCCGAGGTGAGTATCTTGCCGGCCGGGCCGTTGGTTCCTGA
- the flgL gene encoding flagellar hook-associated protein FlgL: MRISTLWHYQQSVNTMLSQQSTLAQTQNEVSTGKRINVASDDPTGAAQIVAIDHTLAQNNGYTSGINAANTRLSTESSTLSSVTNLLDRAQSLALSAMDGSMSSQNRASIAGNLVQVRNQLLQYANTTDANGNALFAGTSNTTVPFSQNADGSVSYQGNATQQMALIGSGLQIPTGDAGSAVFMNIPAGNGSFVASAGSANTGTLVVGSNSVTDPAAWKAAESAAGGQFTISFDASGNWTVADASGNPVNDASGNPITGTYSSSTGSISFDGMSVSLSGTPAAGDTVTVQANQKQDIFSTLNQMINALQGSGSNTQITNTMNRQLESLDQALGTVSNVQVQVGGRIDELNQQSTAYSSLGVTYQSALSNVQNVDAYSAISNLSLQSAALQASQQSFAAVKSLSLFNYLQ, translated from the coding sequence TCAATGTCGCGTCCGACGACCCGACCGGTGCGGCGCAGATCGTGGCCATCGACCATACGCTGGCGCAGAACAACGGCTATACCAGCGGCATCAATGCCGCCAATACCCGGCTTTCCACCGAGAGCAGCACGCTGAGCTCGGTCACCAACCTGCTCGATCGTGCGCAGTCGCTGGCACTCAGTGCGATGGACGGCTCGATGTCGTCGCAGAATCGCGCGAGCATTGCCGGCAACCTGGTGCAGGTGCGCAACCAGCTGCTGCAATACGCGAACACGACCGACGCCAACGGCAACGCATTGTTCGCCGGCACCAGCAACACCACGGTGCCGTTCTCGCAGAACGCCGACGGTTCGGTGAGTTACCAGGGCAATGCCACGCAGCAGATGGCGCTGATCGGCAGTGGACTGCAGATCCCCACCGGCGATGCCGGCAGCGCGGTGTTCATGAACATTCCCGCCGGCAACGGCAGCTTCGTGGCCAGCGCGGGCAGCGCCAACACCGGCACGCTGGTGGTCGGTTCGAACAGCGTCACCGACCCCGCCGCCTGGAAAGCCGCCGAAAGCGCTGCCGGCGGTCAGTTCACGATCAGCTTCGACGCCAGCGGCAACTGGACCGTGGCTGATGCCAGCGGCAATCCGGTGAACGACGCCAGCGGGAACCCGATCACCGGCACCTACAGCAGCAGTACCGGCAGCATCAGTTTCGACGGCATGTCGGTCAGCCTCAGCGGTACGCCAGCCGCCGGCGATACGGTGACGGTGCAGGCCAACCAGAAGCAGGACATCTTCAGCACGCTCAACCAGATGATCAATGCGCTGCAGGGGTCCGGCAGCAATACCCAGATCACCAACACCATGAACCGCCAGCTCGAGTCGCTGGACCAGGCGCTGGGCACGGTCAGCAATGTCCAGGTGCAGGTCGGCGGCCGCATCGACGAGCTCAACCAGCAGAGCACTGCATACTCGAGCCTGGGCGTGACTTACCAGTCGGCACTGTCCAACGTGCAGAACGTCGACGCCTACAGTGCGATCAGCAACCTTAGCCTGCAATCGGCGGCGCTGCAGGCCTCGCAGCAGAGCTTCGCCGCGGTGAAGTCGCTGAGCCTGTTCAACTACCTGCAATAA
- the fliD gene encoding flagellar filament capping protein FliD: MTTTSSATGSLSALNTLMSSLSSGSSTSSTSSSSSSSSSSTSTGTGLLSSAGIGSGLDVTAIITALVNAQQAGPQAQIAAQAQQDQNLESGLSGLSSALSSLQSAMNAVGTSFSSYTATLSDTTVGTATAANGATPGTYDIQVNSLATAQKRVSGAYTSGSAVGSGALNVTVGSSTMNISVSSTSTLADIASSINSASNNPGVTATVLNGTGGQQLVLSSNNTGTANAFTVTAASGSSSGLSSLASTLNTAGSSEASDAQYTIDGVAMSSSSNTVGSALSGVVLNFAATGSTKLTVAQDNSGITSAVQSFVSAYNQYASTIGVLSSYDSSTGSAGLLLGNSTLLSAENQISSVLGSQVGGNALQSLANIGITRNADGTMSLDSQTFSAALSSNPSAMQSLFTGTNGFVSKLSSTVDTFTGANGTIPQQISNLNNDLSNLNNQVTQLNSRMDEYKAQLNAQYTNLDTMMSQLNNTSSYLTQSMAAISGTSTSSSSSKSGG, encoded by the coding sequence ATGACCACGACCAGCAGTGCCACCGGCAGCCTGAGTGCCCTGAATACGCTGATGAGTTCGTTGTCGTCGGGCAGCAGCACGTCTTCCACCTCTTCCTCGTCGAGCTCATCGTCTTCGAGCACCTCGACGGGCACCGGCCTGCTCAGCTCGGCCGGCATCGGTTCCGGCCTGGACGTGACCGCCATCATCACGGCACTGGTCAACGCCCAGCAGGCCGGGCCGCAGGCACAGATCGCGGCCCAGGCGCAGCAGGACCAGAACCTGGAATCGGGTCTCAGCGGTCTCAGCAGCGCGCTCAGTTCGCTGCAGTCGGCGATGAATGCGGTCGGTACCAGCTTCAGCAGCTATACGGCCACCTTGTCGGATACGACCGTGGGAACAGCAACGGCCGCCAACGGTGCGACGCCGGGTACCTACGATATCCAGGTCAATTCGCTGGCGACCGCACAGAAGCGCGTCAGCGGGGCATATACCAGCGGCTCGGCCGTCGGCAGCGGCGCACTGAACGTTACGGTGGGCAGCTCCACCATGAACATCTCGGTGTCTTCCACCAGTACGCTGGCGGACATCGCCAGCTCGATCAACAGCGCCTCGAACAACCCGGGTGTGACGGCGACGGTGCTCAACGGCACGGGTGGTCAGCAGCTGGTGCTCAGCTCGAACAATACCGGCACCGCCAATGCTTTCACGGTGACGGCCGCCAGCGGCAGCAGCAGCGGACTTTCCAGCCTGGCCAGCACGCTGAATACGGCGGGCAGCAGCGAGGCGTCCGATGCGCAGTACACCATCGACGGCGTGGCGATGAGCAGCAGCAGCAACACCGTGGGCAGCGCGCTCAGCGGTGTCGTGCTCAACTTCGCGGCGACCGGCAGCACCAAACTCACGGTGGCCCAGGACAACAGCGGCATCACGTCGGCGGTGCAGAGTTTCGTTTCCGCCTACAACCAATATGCCAGCACGATCGGTGTGCTGAGCAGCTATGACAGTTCCACCGGTTCGGCCGGCCTGCTGCTGGGCAATTCGACCCTGCTGTCGGCGGAAAACCAGATTTCCAGCGTGCTGGGCAGCCAGGTCGGCGGCAACGCCCTGCAGTCGCTGGCGAACATCGGCATCACCCGCAATGCCGACGGCACCATGTCGCTCGATTCGCAGACCTTCAGTGCGGCCCTGAGCAGCAACCCGTCGGCGATGCAGAGCCTGTTCACCGGGACCAATGGCTTCGTCTCCAAGCTCAGCTCCACGGTCGATACGTTCACCGGGGCCAATGGCACCATCCCGCAGCAAATCAGCAACCTCAACAACGATCTAAGCAACCTCAACAATCAGGTTACCCAGCTCAATAGCCGCATGGACGAGTACAAGGCCCAGCTGAACGCGCAGTACACCAATCTCGACACCATGATGTCCCAGCTGAACAACACCAGCAGTTACCTGACCCAGTCGATGGCGGCCATCAGCGGTACCAGCACCTCCAGTTCCAGCAGCAAGAGTGGCGGCTAA